In the genome of Luteitalea pratensis, the window GTGCCCGGCGGCGGCCAGCGCGAGCGCCGCGGCAGGGAGCGGCTGCTCGTAGGTGCTGTGCGTCATCCCGAGCGGCCCGAGCACGAGTCGCTGCGCCACGCGCTCGAAGGGTTCGCCGGTGACGTCTTCGATGAGCAGTTGCATCACTTCGTAGCCGCCGCCGGAGTAGCGCCACTGTGTGCCGGGCTTCAGGTCGATGCGCACCGCCGCCGTGTTGGCCGGCGTCACGCCGTCGAGCAGTTGCACGAGCGAGGGGACCTGCGCGCCGACGGCGTAACCCGGGAACCCATGCACGGTGAGTCCGGCCGTGTGACTCAGGAGCCGGCGCAAGGTCACGGGCTCGCCAACGGCGGCCGCGCTCGCAGGAACCTTCCAGCGTTTCAGCTGCGTGTTGACATCCGCATCGAGCGTGAGCGTGCCGAGTTCGACCAGCCGCAGCGCCGTCATCGCCGCGACAGGCTTGCTGATCGACGCGGCCTGGAACCTGGTCTCGACGGTCACCGGCCCACCGTCGCCCGTCTGCCCGTAGCCCTGCGCCCACGCCACGCGGCCCTCGTCGATCACCGCGATGCTCACGCCACGCACATGCCACTCCGACATGCGATCGGTCAGCGCATGCCGCACCACCGCGCGCCCCTTGACGGTGACCGCGCCACGCAGCCCGCGCTCGACCCGTTCCCGCCGTTCGACCTGGCCGGCCTGCTGGCCGCCTGTCGACGCCATGCAGGCACTCATTACGAAGGCCGTCGGCAGCAGAAGCAATGTGCGCATGAATCACACCTCCCCGAGGGTGACAGGAGATACGGCGACTGCCGGAAAAGGTTTGCACGGCGATCGAAACGACAAAGGGGGCGAGGACCATGGTCCCCGCCCCCTTTGTTACGCCTAACGCCTAACGCTTAACGCCTAACGCTCGCAGCCTGCAGGCTACAGGCTGCAGCCTACCGCGAAGGCCGAAGGCCGTCAGAACGTGACCTTCATCGCCACCTGGATGTTGCGCTCCGTCGTGCCGCAGAGGGCGCAGGACGGGTTGGGCAGCATCGCGGTGATCTGACCGAACAGCGGGTTGCCGAGCGTGCCGTTGGGCTGCGCGAACTGCGGGTGGTTCAGCAGGTTGAACGCCTCGACGCGGAACTCGGTGTTGACGCGGCCGATTCGCGTCGACTTGATCACCGAGAAGTCGATGTTGAACTGCCCGGGTCCGCGCAGGATATTGCGCCCGGCGTCGCCGTAGGTGCCGGTCACGTCCGCGGGGGCGACGAAGGCCGACGTGTCGAACCACCGCTCGATCGTCGGGTTGTCGATGGCGCCGTCGGCGAGGCGATTGGGTCGGTTGCCCGTGCCGGTCGACTGCACGCCCTGCGTCTGCGTGACCGTGAAGGGCAGGCCCGACCGCAGGTAGAGGATGCCGCTCGTCTGCCATCCGCCGTACCAGTGCCCGCGACCGATCGGCAGCTCGTACACCCAGCTGGAACTGAGCGTGTGCGTCACGTCGTAGTCGGCCGGGCCGCGGTTGTACTGCGGGTCGTAGACGTTGGTCAGGGTGACGCCGCCATCGTTGTCCGAGTTCAGGTCGATAACCTTGTTCCAGGTGTACGAGTTCAGCATCGAGAAGTTGTCGGCGAAGCGACGCTGGACCTTGATGAAGAACCCGTTGTAGTCGAGCGTGCCCGTGCTCTGCACCTGGCCGATGCTGCGCAGCGCTGGCGAGACCGCCGCATACGGGCGATTGACGTTCTGATCGGTGACGCCGACGACCGGTGGGGCTTGGTTCGGGTCGCCCTTGAGCAGCATGTTGCGGCCCTGCGATCCGACGTACGCGAGTTCGACCATGTAGTTCGTGCCGAACTGCTTCTGCACGTTCAGGTTCCAGTTACGCGCGAAGCCGTCGCGGAAGTAGATGTCGAAGATCGACCGGGTCGTGCCGGCGGCCGGTCGCGACGGATCGACACCTGGAGGCGGCGGCAGGCCGTCCTGGACGCGCAGTGTGGTCTGGCCGACGTTGGTCGTCAGCGCCGTCGACTGCAGGAACGGCGGGTTCTGCGCCTTGGACGACGATGTGCCGCCGGGCGTGAAGTTCCAGAAGACGCCGAAGCCGCCGCGGACCACGAGGCGGGCATCGCCGGACACGTCATAGGCGAAGCCCAGGCGCGGGGCGAAGTCCTTCTTCGAATAGGTCTGCAGGTAGCGCCCGACCTCGACGCCCTCGAGCACCGCATTGTCGGACGCGAGGATGAACTGTCCCGTCGTCTCGTCGAAGTTCGACTGCCGATCGTCCTTCTCGATCCACGGCACGAACACGTCCCAGCGCAGGCCGAGATTCAGCGTCAGGCGGTTGCTGACGCGGAAGTCGTCGTGCACGTAGAGCGCGTACTCGGGGCGCTGTTCCGTGTACGTCTCGGCGTCGAACAGGTTGCGCGTCTTCGAGGTTGCGAAGCCGAGCAGGAAGCTCGCCACGTCCAGGCCGGTGTTGGCGTTGATGGTGCAACCGCTCGCCAGGCCGGCGCAGTTGGACGTCTGGTTATTCGTAAAGGCGAAGTTACCGACAATGGTGTCGGCGTTGAGGATTTCGCGCGACCGCAGGGTCAGGCTGCCGCCCACCTTGATCGTGTGCTTGCCCTTCAGCCACGTCACGTTGTCGAAGAACTGGAAGTCGTTCTGGTTCGTGATCAGCGGCTGGTTGCCGTTGGCGCCCATGTTCCGGATGGTCTGGAACCCGAGCTGGGTCATCGCCGACGTCGCATCGTTCAGGTTGATGCCGGGGATGCCGACGGCGGCGGCGGGGTTGGTGAGATATCCGATTGGGGTCATGAAGAACTTGATCGAGTTCCAGCCGAAGCGCGCCTCGTTCAGCCAGTTGGTGCCGAAGGTGTGCGTGTCGTTGAACGCGAAGCTCTGCGCCTTGATGTCGCCCTTGCCGGCGCCGAACGTGGTGCCCGCGTCGCCAAGCGGCAACGAGGCCGGCAGGTCGCGCAGCGTCTTCTGGTAGCTGTAGCGGCCGAAGAAGCGGTTGGCCTGCGTGAGCACGTGGTCGACCTTGACGTCGAACTGGTCGTCGTTGCGCGTCAACTCCGGGTTGATCAGGTAGTTGTTGATTTGCTGGCCGGTCGCGCTGATGCTGCCGGCCGTGTTTGGCTCGGGGTAGTACCGCTGCATGACCTGCGCGGAGGCCGGGTCGAAGCGGTTGCCCGGGATCACGTTGCCGGGGAATGGCTGCTGCGTGAGCGGGTCATAGATGACGCGGTTGATCTCGCTGAAGTCACCGGCGCGCATCTTCATCGACGGGACGGTCGAGAGGAACGTCTGGCCGGCGTTGATGCGCAGGCCCTGGTAGTCGGTGAAGAAGAACGTCCGGTCGCGGATGATGTGGCCACCGATGGTGCCGCCGAACTGGTTCTGCTGGAAGTCCGGCTTCGGCCGGCCGGCGCGGTTGTTGAAGAAGTTGTTCGCGTCGAAGGCATCGTTCCGGTAGAACTCGAAGGCGCTGCCGCGATACTGGTTCGATCCCGACTTGAGCTGCAGGTTCACCACGCCGCCGAGCGATCGTCCGAACTCGGCCGAATAGGTGCTCGTCTGCAGCTTGAATTCGTCGAGCGCATCGACGCTCGGGAAGATCACGACCGTCTGCAGCCACGTCTCGTTGTTGTCGACACCGTCGAGCATGTAGTTGTTGTCGCGCGGCCGCTGGCCATTGGCCGAGAACGCCGCCGACGCGCGCCATGCGAGCGACCCGGCGCCGTCGATGTTCGACCCGGGAATGCCGCGCATCACGCCGGGAACGGTGCGCGTGAGGCTCACGAAGTTGCGGCCGTTGAGCGGCAGGGCCTTGATCTGCTCCTCATCGACCGTCGTCGACAGGTCGGAGCTGCTCACCTGGACCAGTGGCGTCGTGGCGATGATTTCGACCGTCTCGCTCATGTTGCCGAGCTCGAGCCGGGCGTCGACGCGCACGCGCTGGTCGACGCTCACGGTGATGCCTTCGACGACGACGCCCTTGAAACCCTGCAGCTCGACACCCACCTTGTAGGTGCCGGTCTGGACGGAGGGGGCGGTGTATTCGCCGTTGCCGTCGGTCACGTACGTCCGGCTACGACTGGTGTCGATATTGGTCACCGTGACGGTGACGCCTGGCATGACCGCACCGCTGTTGTCGGTGACGGTACCGAAAATGGTGCCCGTGACGGCCTGGCCGTGGACGGCCCGGGGCAGCAGGAGCAGGGCAAGGGCTAGAGTGGACGCGAGGATACGCACTGGGCGGGATCCTCGCGAGGGTTGTTGCAATCCGGACATCCGACCTCCTCCGAAAGTGACGGAATGACGCACCGCGAGACGCGGTCCTTCGGGCAAGGGGGACCGGCAAAAACGGAACAGCACCCGTAACGACGTGATATGCGAGTTTGGAGAGGAAATACCACATTGTCACGAGCTGGTGCAAATGGTTCATCCGTCGACCCCGGTGTAGCCTCGATGCATGACCACACGCAGGCCCCGGCCGCCGGCCGCTCGTGTCGACACAGGGATACGGGGGCGTGCCGCGCTGCTGACGCCGGTGGCCGAGGGGCATCGGGACAGGCACTGGTGCCGCGACGAGCCGCTGCGGCTGGAAGGCGTGGCGGAGGCCGAACGGTTCATCGAGCGGGTCGGATTCGCGGCGTGCCTCACCGATGCGCGACGGCCGGGGCCGTCGCTCTACATCGCCGTCTGCGGCAGGCGCGACGTGGTGATGCCGCGCAACGTGCAGAAGGACGAAGAGGCCTCACACACCTGGCTGCTGAAGGACGACCTGCTGCGGCGCGGCAAGGTCTATTACGCCAAGCTCGCGCGCGGCAAGGCGATGTTCCTCGCGCCGCGGATGGTGCCGCATTTCCAGGCGATCTGGGGTGTCCGGCGGGCCGAGGAGGGGAGCCGGCTGGGCGCGGACGCGCGCGCCATCCTGCGCGTGCTGCGTCGAGAGTGGGAGATGAGCACGGCCGACCTGCGGGCGGATTCGGGCGTGACCGAGCGTCCGGCGTTCACCCGCGCCCTCGACCAACTGCAGGCAGCGATGCTGGTGATCCCGAGCGAGGTCCACTACCGTCCGAAGTTCACGTATATCTGGACGCTCGCCGTCGGCCGCTTCCCCGACCAGCTCCGCCGGCGCGTCAGTCGCGACGCGGCGCTGAAGGAGGTGGCTCGCGCGTTCCTCACGAGCGCCGGCATGACCGTGCCCGGTGAACTCGCCCGTGTCACCGGCCTCTCGCGCGTGGACGCCGGCCTCGGCAACCGCGCCCTGGTCGCCGAAGGCGCGGCCGTCTCACCCCAGCGCGGCGTCTACCTGTTGCCGGGACTCTGACGCCTACAGCCTACGGCCTGCGGTCCTACGGGCTACGGACTACGTCCTACGACCTCCGGTTTCAGGCCTTCGGTCTAGAGGCTTGAGGCTAGAGGCTAGAGGCTAGAGGCTAGAGGCTAGAGGCTCGAGGCTCGAGGCTTGAGACTGGCCGTAGGCGTTAAGCGTGAAGCGTGAAGCGTTAAAGTGTCTGGGTGCAAACCAGCCTCCTTCGCGCTTCGTTGACGTCGTTCCTCATGGTGGGCATCGCGGCCCACGCTGCCGCGCAGGTCGGGGTGCGCCCGGCCGAGCAGTGGATTCCGTTGCTCGACTCGCCCGAGCGCATCGAGTCCATGCACGTGCCCGAGCTGATCTCGCGCCTCGGCGTGCAGAAGGAGATGATGATTGCCGACGTCGGCGCCGGCTCCGGCGTGCTCACCGGGCCGCTCGCGCTCGCCACCGGGCCGCGCGGTACCGTGTATGCCTCCGACATCGACCAGGCGCTGCTCACGCACATCGAGCAGCGTGCGCAGTCGTCGCGCCTCACCAACGTCAAGACCGTGCTCGGCACGTTCACCGACCCCAAGCTGCCCGCGCCGGTCGATCTCGCGCTGATGAACGACGTCCTGCACCACGTGGCCGATCGCGCCGCATACCTCAAGACGCTCGCCAGCCAGATCAAGCGCGGTGGGCGCCTCGCCATTGTCGACTTCAAGGCCGAAAGCAGTCCGCACAAGGGCAATGCGGAGTTGATCGTCACCGAGTCGCAGGTGAACGACTGGGCCGCGCTCGCAGGTCTCGAGCGCACGGACTCCTTCTCCCTGTACGCCGATCGCTACTTCGTGATCTACACGAAGCGATAAGCCGGCGCGCCGCGCACGTACCGCGCGCCGGACTCGTAGCCGTCGACCTTCAGGTCGACGGTCGGGCGCAAACCCTACCTCGGGACAACCGCGACGGCACGCAATGGGCCGCCGCTGCCGCCGCCCACCTTCATCGACAGCGCGAACAGCACCGCGCCGCGTGCGGGCAACTTGTCGAGGTTGGTGAGGTTCTCCAGGCCCGGCACACCGGCGGCCGCCAGGATGCGATGCGTCTCGAACGTCGTCGACTGCCCGCGGTCCATGCTTGCCGTGTCGATGCCGACGAGGCTGATCTGGCGCTCCTTGACCAGGAACGTCGCGAGATCCGGAGCGAGCCCGGGGAAGTGCAGCTGCGCCACACCTTCGGCGCCCTTCAGCGCCGTCCCGAGGTACCTGACGGCGTCGGGCCAGCGCGCCGACCACCCGGTCCGAAACAGGACGCGGCTGCCGCGGCTGATGCGGCCGTGCGTCGCCTCCCATCGTCGCAGGTCGTCCACCGAGATCAGGTAATCGACGTCCTTCGCCGACTGCGCGCTCACGTCGATCACGACAGCATCGCCGACGAGGCGCGACAACTCCACCTTGTCCGCCGTCGTCTGGCCGGCGGCAAAGTGCACGGGGGCGTCGAGATGCGTGCCGCCGTGCTCGGTCAGGTGGACGATGTTGGAGGCGTAGTACCAGCCGCCAGCGGTCACGCCGTCCGCGACCTTTTCGAGGCGCATCGGATCGGAGGTCGGCCACACCAGCGTCGTCTCGTTGAACGTGTGCGTCAGGTCGACGAGTTCGGCCTTCGCGACGAGCGCCGCGAGGTCAGGCGCGGGTGGTGCCTGCGCCGCCGGGGATGCTGCGGCGAGCATCACGAAGAGGAAAGCGGCGCGAGCATGCAGGGTCATGGCACACAGACTACCGCGGCGAGGGGAAGCCGAGATCAAGGGACGAGGGAGAACGAAAAAGTCACAGGGGCATCAAGGGACGAGGGAACGGGAACGCAAGGCCCAAGCGATGAGGCGGCGGTTCGCCTTGTCCTTTGCAGCTTGCTGTCTCGTCCCTTGTGTCTTGACGCCCTCCTGACTTGTTCCCTGTCGCTTGTACCTTGGACAGGTCGGTGGCGCGCCTCGTACGCTGTGGTGCATGGAGCCCGAGGCCCCAGACGCCGCCGACCTCGCCCTGCGCGCCACCGACAACATCCAGCGTGCCGGCGACTGGGCGCTCGTGCTGCACTCGGCGGGCATCGACCACCGCGTCGAGATCCGCGATGGCGCCCTCGCGCTGATCGTCAGGGTCGAGCACGGTCCGGCGGCATCGGCCGCGCTCGACGCGTTCGACGCCGAGAGCCGCCCCGTGATCGACGCTCCCGTGCCGGATCTCGGTCCGAGCCCACTCGGACTTGCGTGCGCGGTGTTGCTCACGTTCATGTTCCGGGTCACCGGCCCCGGCGAGGCGCGGCCGGCGTCCGCGTGGTTCGACGTCGGCAGCGCCGCCTCATCGGCGATCCTCGACGGAGAGACCTGGCGGTCCGTGACCGCGCTCATGCTGCACGGCGACCTGATGCACCTGGTCGGAAACGTCGTCGCGTCGCTGCTCTTCGTCTCGGCGGTCGGACGCTGGCTCGGCGTCGGCCTCGGAGGCGCGCTGATCCTCGCGTCCGCGGTTGCCGGCAACCTCCTCACGGCATGGTCCTACGGACCGGGACACCTCTCCATCGGCGCGTCCACGGCCACGTTTGCAGCGCTCGGTCTGCTGGCCGGCGTGCAGGTCGTTCGCAGATTCGGGCTCGTCGAGCGCCGCCGCCGGGCATGGGTCCCGCTCGTCGCCGGCCTGTGCCTGGTCATCATGCTGGGCGCCAGCGAACGTGCCGACATCGTCGCGCACCTGTACGGCCTCGCGGTTGGTATCGTCGCCGGCGCAGCAGTGGCTGCAACAGGCATTCGACCGCCCGGTCGAATCGTGCAAGGCCTGCTCGCCGTCCTGACGCTCGGCGTCCTGATCGGCTCGTGGTGGCTCGCGCTCGCCTGATGATCAAGTGACAAGGGGAGAACGAAAAAGTCACAGGGGCATCAAGGGACGAGGAACAGGGAACCAAGGCCCAAGCGATGAGGCGGGGAGTCGCCTGGTCTCTTACCCTCTTGCGATCCTCTCCCTTGTGCCTTGACGCCCTTCTGACTTGTTCCTTGTCCCTCGTCCCTTGGACACGTAGGTCTCATCAGCCGCCCCGGCTCAGGAGACAGCGCCGGCCAGAGTTCCAGCGTGAACGTGCGCGTGACGAGCGCCGGCGCGCCGTCGGTGTGCAGGCGCGTGAAGTCCGCCCGCCACATCCCGGGCTGCACGACGTGCGAAGCCCCCATCAGCAGGTACGGGATCGCCAGTAATGCCTCGACGTGCCTGGCTGACGAGAGCGCATCGTTCATGGGTACTCCTCATTCGCGCCTACGGCCTACGGCCTGCAGCCTACCTGGAGCGGATATCGTGACTACCAGTGCCGCAGGCGCCATGGATCACTTGTCCGACGGTAACCGACGGGACACGGGAGGACGAATGTTGGGCCGCTGCGACCGTAGCCGCCGACCCTGGTCGCAGATGCTCCGGGCCGCGGTCGTGGCCGTCGACCTTGTTCGTCCGGCAAGGCCCGGTTGCTCAGACCGAACCGGGTGGCGGCGTTTCCATCACCACGTCGGCGAGCACACGGACGCTTTCGGCGTCGAGTTTGCTGCCGCTCACCGATTGCATCCACGCCAGCGCCGCTTCCGGACTCCGCGCCTCCTTGTAGGGGCGTTGCTCGGTGAGCGCGACGAAGACGTCGGCGACGCTCAGGATGGCCGCCTCGACCGGGATCTGGTCCGCGCGCAGCCCGAGTGGGTAGCCGGATCCGTCGGGGCATTCGTGGTGCGCAACGACGATGTCGGCGATGTCGCGGGTGCCGTCTATCGCCTCGAGGATGCCCCCGGCGGTCACCGGATGCTGCTGGATCACGTCCCGCTCCTCAGGCGTCAGCGAGTCGGTCTTGAACAGCACATCGTCGGGCACCCCGATCTTGCCGACGTCGTGCATCAGCGCCGCCAGCCGCAGTACTTCGAGCCGATCGGCCGACAATCCCCGGGCGTGCCCCAGTTGCAGGGCGACGCGCGCGACTTCCTCGCTGTGCCGGGCCGTGTGGCGGTCCCGCGTGTCCAGCGCCGCTGAGAGAGCCGCGATGGCCTTGACAATCGCCAGGCGCCGGGCACGCTGCACCGCGGCGGCGGCCCGTTCCCGTTCCCGGTCGCGCTGGTCGACGAGCGCGCCGACGACCCATCCCACGAGCAGGAACACCGCGCCGGACGCGATCTGGCTGACGTTCTCCATCTGCTGATTCGCCCAGTCCAGCAGGACATGCGGCACGAACACGACGATGGCGGCGGCAGCAGTCAGCAGGCCGCCGCGCCGGCCATACCACACGGCCGCCACGATCACGGGGAACAGGTACGCCGTGCGGAGTGTCACGTGTACGACGTGCTGCGTATGGCCGCCCATGTGCAGGCTGAAGTGCAGGGCCGTGATGACAGCGAGAGCGGAGAGGAGTATGGCGGGCTTGCGCATGCGTGTACGTGCACCGCAGCATGCACCATTCCACGCCAGCGCGCGAGACGAGAGCCGGTCGAACGGGCTTCGCGGGTGGCGGGTTCGACGCGTCACGTTGCGACGCGTGGAGCAGGCCGAATCGACGCTCCGTCAGGGGCGACGAGTCCGGTGACCCGACGCCGCGGTGTCCCCGAACAGAGCGGCGCGGGTCGAGCCGGAGTGGTGGAAGAACGCGTTGGCGAACTCGTAAATCAGGATGCACGAGAGCGGTGCCGTGAGCCACACGACGGCCGCTTCGACCGGGAAGATCGCCGTCCCCCGCGACCACGCACCGATCACGAGGCCGATCATGCCGGCGGGTTCGTAGCCCCACCAGTCTCGCGGAATGGCGAGCGTCACTTCCCAGATGATCGACGTCAGCAGCACGTAGAGCGTCGTCACCGCGAGGCCCTGCCAGTTGGTGAGGTGCCCCACCGCGCGATACAGGAACATCGCCGGCAGGATCGCCCCTGCGGTCAGGAACGCGAAGTAGGTCGGAAAGGTGCCGTTGGCACGCCACAGGACGATCGCGGTGACGGCAGCGATCGCCGCGAGTGCGACGAGGTGGGGCGAGAGACGGATCAGCGCGTAGTCGAGTCGATCGTCACCGGAGTGATAGCGACCAAGCCAACGCTCGTCGGCGCACGCGTACGTGAGCACGATCACGATCGGGCCCATGACATAGAAGAGCAGCTCCTCGACCGGCACCAGCCCGCCCAGGCCTGGCACACACAACACGTATGGCGATGTGCCTGGCGCCGCATCGCAGCCGGGAAAACGGAACGTCAGGTGGCCGAGCACGAGGTCGAGCGCAACGCCCATGACCGCGATCGTGCCGGCCGACCAGCGCAGCGCCCGTCGACGCCGGCCGGTGCCGGTCGCCGTGAGGCTCTGGAACACCGGCCACAGGTACAGCAACGGGATGCCCCAGAACACCAGACTCGAGAAGTAGGTGAGCCGACCCACGGCATCGAGTGCGAGTGGCGTGGCGATGGTCACGATCAGGACGACCAGCCAGCCCAGGTTGATCCAGAACGTGCGCAGGTCCATGCGACCCCTTCACTTCCGCGGCTTGAACAGGTTCGGTAGCAGGTGCGTGTACAACAGGTAGCGCCAGGTGGCCCAGTCGTGGGCGCCGTTGCCGCCAATGGCGTACTCGTGCCGGATCGCGTGTCTGTCCAGGATCTGGTGGAAGACCACGCTACGGTTGGTCGGCTGGTCCTCGTGCGTGCCGAGCCCGACCAGCAGGTAGTCCACCTTGGTGTTGATGTCCGGATCGGTGAGGAACTGCGGCGTCGACGTCTCCGAGGCAGGATCGCCGGCGCTGAGGATACCGAACGACGCGAACAGGTCCAGCGCCTTGAAGCCCACGAGTTGCGCGTGACGCCCGCCCATCGACAGTCCCGCGATGGCGCGGCCATGGCGGTCGGCCTGGACGCGATACTGCGACTCCACCAGCGGCATGATCTCCGTTCGCAACTCGCGATCGAACAGCGTGAAGGTCTTGTCGGCGTGCTGCGGGTCGCTGCGATGCACGACCTGGTTGTTGGGCATCGCGATGACCATCGGGACCGCACGGCCCTCCGCAAGAAGGTTGTCGGCGATGAAGCCGGCGCGGCCGTCGAGCCACCAGCCTGAGGCGATCTCGCCGCTGCCACCGAGCAGGTACAGCACCGGGTAGACCTTCGTGCGGTCGTAGGCAGGTGGCGTGTAGACGAAGAGCTCGCGCTCGCCGTCAGTCACCGTGGATTGGTAGACGTGGCGCGTGATCGTGCCGTGCGGGACCGGCCGGGCGTCGTAGTAGGCCGGCCCCTCGCCGTGGACCACGAGCGTGCTGTACCCCGGCTGGTTGCCGAAGCCGCCGAGAGTGTTGTTCGGGTCGACGACCGGGACGCCATCGACGAGGAACTTGTACACGTAGATGTTCTGCGGTACCGGCCCGAGGGTCAGCGTCCACGTGCCGTCGGCGCCCTTCGTGAACGGCCACGACGACTCGGCCCGGCCGAGCGCGGCGGCGATCG includes:
- a CDS encoding esterase — protein: MRTATARLVSASVIACLGASPAFAQQAHVNLDWAPHRNIGGLVPFGANVVSPDVDQQRRVTFRVKAPRAQEVQLSAPTIAAALGRAESSWPFTKGADGTWTLTLGPVPQNIYVYKFLVDGVPVVDPNNTLGGFGNQPGYSTLVVHGEGPAYYDARPVPHGTITRHVYQSTVTDGERELFVYTPPAYDRTKVYPVLYLLGGSGEIASGWWLDGRAGFIADNLLAEGRAVPMVIAMPNNQVVHRSDPQHADKTFTLFDRELRTEIMPLVESQYRVQADRHGRAIAGLSMGGRHAQLVGFKALDLFASFGILSAGDPASETSTPQFLTDPDINTKVDYLLVGLGTHEDQPTNRSVVFHQILDRHAIRHEYAIGGNGAHDWATWRYLLYTHLLPNLFKPRK
- a CDS encoding TonB-dependent receptor, with translation MRILASTLALALLLLPRAVHGQAVTGTIFGTVTDNSGAVMPGVTVTVTNIDTSRSRTYVTDGNGEYTAPSVQTGTYKVGVELQGFKGVVVEGITVSVDQRVRVDARLELGNMSETVEIIATTPLVQVSSSDLSTTVDEEQIKALPLNGRNFVSLTRTVPGVMRGIPGSNIDGAGSLAWRASAAFSANGQRPRDNNYMLDGVDNNETWLQTVVIFPSVDALDEFKLQTSTYSAEFGRSLGGVVNLQLKSGSNQYRGSAFEFYRNDAFDANNFFNNRAGRPKPDFQQNQFGGTIGGHIIRDRTFFFTDYQGLRINAGQTFLSTVPSMKMRAGDFSEINRVIYDPLTQQPFPGNVIPGNRFDPASAQVMQRYYPEPNTAGSISATGQQINNYLINPELTRNDDQFDVKVDHVLTQANRFFGRYSYQKTLRDLPASLPLGDAGTTFGAGKGDIKAQSFAFNDTHTFGTNWLNEARFGWNSIKFFMTPIGYLTNPAAAVGIPGINLNDATSAMTQLGFQTIRNMGANGNQPLITNQNDFQFFDNVTWLKGKHTIKVGGSLTLRSREILNADTIVGNFAFTNNQTSNCAGLASGCTINANTGLDVASFLLGFATSKTRNLFDAETYTEQRPEYALYVHDDFRVSNRLTLNLGLRWDVFVPWIEKDDRQSNFDETTGQFILASDNAVLEGVEVGRYLQTYSKKDFAPRLGFAYDVSGDARLVVRGGFGVFWNFTPGGTSSSKAQNPPFLQSTALTTNVGQTTLRVQDGLPPPPGVDPSRPAAGTTRSIFDIYFRDGFARNWNLNVQKQFGTNYMVELAYVGSQGRNMLLKGDPNQAPPVVGVTDQNVNRPYAAVSPALRSIGQVQSTGTLDYNGFFIKVQRRFADNFSMLNSYTWNKVIDLNSDNDGGVTLTNVYDPQYNRGPADYDVTHTLSSSWVYELPIGRGHWYGGWQTSGILYLRSGLPFTVTQTQGVQSTGTGNRPNRLADGAIDNPTIERWFDTSAFVAPADVTGTYGDAGRNILRGPGQFNIDFSVIKSTRIGRVNTEFRVEAFNLLNHPQFAQPNGTLGNPLFGQITAMLPNPSCALCGTTERNIQVAMKVTF
- a CDS encoding HD domain-containing phosphohydrolase, with product MRKPAILLSALAVITALHFSLHMGGHTQHVVHVTLRTAYLFPVIVAAVWYGRRGGLLTAAAAIVVFVPHVLLDWANQQMENVSQIASGAVFLLVGWVVGALVDQRDRERERAAAAVQRARRLAIVKAIAALSAALDTRDRHTARHSEEVARVALQLGHARGLSADRLEVLRLAALMHDVGKIGVPDDVLFKTDSLTPEERDVIQQHPVTAGGILEAIDGTRDIADIVVAHHECPDGSGYPLGLRADQIPVEAAILSVADVFVALTEQRPYKEARSPEAALAWMQSVSGSKLDAESVRVLADVVMETPPPGSV
- a CDS encoding class I SAM-dependent methyltransferase gives rise to the protein MQTSLLRASLTSFLMVGIAAHAAAQVGVRPAEQWIPLLDSPERIESMHVPELISRLGVQKEMMIADVGAGSGVLTGPLALATGPRGTVYASDIDQALLTHIEQRAQSSRLTNVKTVLGTFTDPKLPAPVDLALMNDVLHHVADRAAYLKTLASQIKRGGRLAIVDFKAESSPHKGNAELIVTESQVNDWAALAGLERTDSFSLYADRYFVIYTKR
- a CDS encoding serine hydrolase domain-containing protein — translated: MRTLLLLPTAFVMSACMASTGGQQAGQVERRERVERGLRGAVTVKGRAVVRHALTDRMSEWHVRGVSIAVIDEGRVAWAQGYGQTGDGGPVTVETRFQAASISKPVAAMTALRLVELGTLTLDADVNTQLKRWKVPASAAAVGEPVTLRRLLSHTAGLTVHGFPGYAVGAQVPSLVQLLDGVTPANTAAVRIDLKPGTQWRYSGGGYEVMQLLIEDVTGEPFERVAQRLVLGPLGMTHSTYEQPLPAAALALAAAGHDDHGVVIPGKRHTYPEQTAAGLWTTPSDLALVILEIQKPGRVLRRETVETMLTPVLQDYGLGFGVNTESGKRSFGHGGSNEGFRCQIHGHRDRPSGAVVMTNAEQGGRLTADVLRAVASEYGWPDMREREVTIATVPLETLRSYEGRYHLGGRDGVVAATDGHLTLQVPDGSTIALQPIGNGVFVDLDSRIPDITFSLSTQGKMQLAIDNQVAVRK
- a CDS encoding cyclase family protein, whose amino-acid sequence is MTLHARAAFLFVMLAAASPAAQAPPAPDLAALVAKAELVDLTHTFNETTLVWPTSDPMRLEKVADGVTAGGWYYASNIVHLTEHGGTHLDAPVHFAAGQTTADKVELSRLVGDAVVIDVSAQSAKDVDYLISVDDLRRWEATHGRISRGSRVLFRTGWSARWPDAVRYLGTALKGAEGVAQLHFPGLAPDLATFLVKERQISLVGIDTASMDRGQSTTFETHRILAAAGVPGLENLTNLDKLPARGAVLFALSMKVGGGSGGPLRAVAVVPR
- a CDS encoding winged helix DNA-binding domain-containing protein, which encodes MTTRRPRPPAARVDTGIRGRAALLTPVAEGHRDRHWCRDEPLRLEGVAEAERFIERVGFAACLTDARRPGPSLYIAVCGRRDVVMPRNVQKDEEASHTWLLKDDLLRRGKVYYAKLARGKAMFLAPRMVPHFQAIWGVRRAEEGSRLGADARAILRVLRREWEMSTADLRADSGVTERPAFTRALDQLQAAMLVIPSEVHYRPKFTYIWTLAVGRFPDQLRRRVSRDAALKEVARAFLTSAGMTVPGELARVTGLSRVDAGLGNRALVAEGAAVSPQRGVYLLPGL
- a CDS encoding rhomboid family intramembrane serine protease; the protein is MEPEAPDAADLALRATDNIQRAGDWALVLHSAGIDHRVEIRDGALALIVRVEHGPAASAALDAFDAESRPVIDAPVPDLGPSPLGLACAVLLTFMFRVTGPGEARPASAWFDVGSAASSAILDGETWRSVTALMLHGDLMHLVGNVVASLLFVSAVGRWLGVGLGGALILASAVAGNLLTAWSYGPGHLSIGASTATFAALGLLAGVQVVRRFGLVERRRRAWVPLVAGLCLVIMLGASERADIVAHLYGLAVGIVAGAAVAATGIRPPGRIVQGLLAVLTLGVLIGSWWLALA